Proteins from a genomic interval of Medicago truncatula cultivar Jemalong A17 chromosome 3, MtrunA17r5.0-ANR, whole genome shotgun sequence:
- the LOC11419483 gene encoding putative zinc transporter At3g08650 yields MAAGAESSSKVDNCNTKSGSSRVSVSTVALFTLAMAAATGLGAVPFFFVELDPQWAGLCNGMAAGVMLAASFNLIQEGQEYGSGSWVVTGILAGRVFIWLCKKFLEQYGEVSMLDLKGADATKVVLVIGIYKSSIEMIENVQSLQNPNECYNMGIIFFT; encoded by the exons ATGGCAGCTGGTGCAGAGAGTTCTTCAAAAGTTGATAATTGTAATACGAAGAGTGGAAGCAGTAGAGTTTCGGTTTCAACGGTTGCGTTGTTTACGTTGGCGATGGCAGCTGCTACTGGTTTAGGTGCAGTGCCGTTCTTCTTTGTAGAGCTTGATCCGCAATGGGCTGGGTTGTGTAACGGAATGGCTGCAGGTGTTATGTTGGCTGCAAGTTTTAATTTGATACAGGAAGGGCAGGAGTATGGTTCTGGAAGCTGGGTTGTTACTGGAATTTTAGCTGGTCGAGTCTTTATTTGGTTATGTAAAAAg TTTCTTGAGCAATATGGAGAAGTAAGTATGTTGGATTTAAAAGGTGCTGATGCAACAAAAGTTGTTCTTGTTATTGGAATCTACAAAAGTTCAATTGAAATGATTGAAAATGTACAGTCACTTCAAAATCCAAATGAGTGCTATAATAtgggtataattttttttacttga